In Gimesia sp., the following are encoded in one genomic region:
- the sufC gene encoding Fe-S cluster assembly ATPase SufC, translated as MSLLKITDLHVSVSGTPILKGVNLEIKQGEIHALMGPNGSGKSTLAYAMAGHPSYEITQGKIEIDGTDISELDPNERARLGLFLAFQYPVVIPGVKVADFLRHAMSNVRDPERKEGEKLIPMREFRKELREQMNDLGMDLEMARRYLNEGFSGGEKKRMEILQLALLKPKFAVLDETDSGLDSDAVKVVSEGLSRLSGPEMGVLIITHHERLLEFNEPQFTHVMLAGRIVETGDARLAAELHEHGYTSIRERHPEAAAEEVSETVEPV; from the coding sequence ATGAGTTTGTTGAAAATTACCGACCTGCATGTCTCAGTCAGTGGTACACCGATCCTCAAGGGGGTCAATCTGGAAATCAAACAGGGTGAGATTCACGCTTTGATGGGGCCTAACGGTTCCGGTAAAAGTACGCTGGCCTATGCAATGGCTGGTCATCCTAGTTACGAGATTACTCAGGGTAAAATCGAAATCGATGGCACGGATATTTCGGAGCTCGATCCGAATGAACGTGCTCGCCTCGGGCTGTTTCTGGCGTTCCAGTATCCTGTCGTGATTCCAGGAGTCAAAGTCGCCGACTTCCTGCGGCATGCGATGTCAAACGTTCGGGATCCGGAACGGAAAGAAGGCGAAAAGCTGATTCCGATGCGTGAGTTCCGTAAGGAACTGCGTGAGCAGATGAACGATCTGGGCATGGATCTCGAGATGGCCCGTCGATACCTGAATGAAGGGTTTTCAGGTGGTGAAAAGAAGCGGATGGAAATCCTGCAACTGGCCCTGCTCAAACCCAAGTTCGCTGTACTGGATGAAACTGACAGTGGTCTGGACAGCGATGCGGTAAAAGTCGTGAGTGAAGGCCTGAGTCGTCTCTCCGGTCCGGAGATGGGCGTCTTGATCATTACGCACCACGAGCGGCTTCTGGAATTCAACGAACCGCAGTTTACACATGTGATGCTGGCAGGTCGGATTGTGGAAACCGGCGATGCCCGGCTGGCTGCTGAGCTTCACGAACACGGCTATACGAGTATTCGCGAACGTCATCCCGAAGCGGCTGCAGAGGAAGTTTCTGAAACCGTTGAGCCTGTGTAG
- the sufB gene encoding Fe-S cluster assembly protein SufB, with protein MATRLDTNSENESVDIGEYQYGFHDPTDKYVFTGKKGLNAEVVAQISEMKNEPAWMREFRLKSFEIFEQKPTPEWGGNLSELNYQDIHYFVRASEGQGRSWDEVPDDIRKTYDRLGIPEAEKKFLSGVKAQYESEVVYGSLQEDLAKQGVIFTDTDSALRDHPELLKEYFGTIIPPNDNKYAALNSAVWSGGSFVYVPPGVHIEFPLQAYFRINSENMGQFERTLVIVDEGASCHYVEGCTAPTYSSESLHSAVVEIIVKKGGRFRYTTIQNWSNNVYNLVTKRAFAYEDSLMEWVDGNLGSKLTMKYPAIYLMGEGARGETLSIAFAGKGQHQDAGAKMVHCAPNTSSRIISKSISKDGGRSSYRGLVKVDPKADHCKSNVVCDALLLDPESRSDTYPYIEIEDNDVAIEHEASVSKIGEEQLFYLMSRGLTEAEASSMIVTGFIEPLVKELPMEYAVEMNRLIELQMEGSIG; from the coding sequence ATGGCAACCAGGTTGGATACCAATTCGGAAAATGAAAGCGTTGATATTGGTGAATACCAATACGGGTTTCATGATCCCACCGACAAATATGTATTTACCGGCAAAAAAGGTTTGAATGCGGAAGTCGTCGCACAGATTTCCGAGATGAAAAACGAACCGGCCTGGATGCGTGAATTTCGTTTGAAGTCATTTGAGATTTTCGAACAGAAACCGACACCTGAGTGGGGGGGGAATTTATCTGAGCTGAATTACCAGGACATTCACTATTTCGTCCGCGCCTCGGAAGGGCAGGGACGCAGCTGGGATGAAGTGCCTGATGACATTCGGAAAACTTACGACCGCCTGGGGATCCCCGAAGCGGAAAAGAAATTCCTCTCGGGAGTCAAGGCACAGTATGAATCCGAAGTGGTATATGGAAGCCTCCAGGAAGACCTGGCTAAGCAGGGCGTGATCTTTACCGATACCGATTCGGCACTGCGTGATCATCCCGAGCTGTTGAAAGAATATTTCGGCACCATCATTCCACCCAATGACAATAAGTATGCTGCTTTGAATTCGGCTGTCTGGTCAGGTGGTTCATTCGTGTATGTGCCGCCCGGAGTTCACATCGAATTTCCTCTGCAGGCCTACTTCCGGATTAACTCGGAAAACATGGGGCAGTTTGAGCGGACGCTGGTAATCGTCGATGAAGGGGCTTCCTGCCATTACGTCGAAGGTTGTACCGCTCCGACTTACAGCTCGGAAAGTCTGCACTCTGCTGTCGTGGAAATCATCGTGAAAAAAGGCGGACGCTTCCGCTATACCACGATTCAGAACTGGTCGAACAATGTTTATAACCTGGTGACCAAGCGGGCGTTTGCCTATGAAGATTCGCTGATGGAGTGGGTTGACGGTAACCTCGGTTCTAAATTGACCATGAAATATCCCGCCATCTATCTGATGGGAGAAGGTGCCCGTGGAGAGACTCTCTCTATTGCCTTTGCCGGCAAGGGACAGCATCAGGACGCTGGTGCGAAAATGGTGCACTGTGCTCCGAATACGTCCAGCCGCATTATTTCCAAGAGTATTTCCAAGGATGGCGGCCGTTCCAGCTATCGTGGTCTGGTGAAGGTTGATCCTAAAGCGGATCACTGTAAATCCAACGTGGTTTGCGATGCCCTGCTGCTCGATCCGGAAAGCCGTAGTGATACTTATCCTTACATTGAGATCGAAGACAATGATGTGGCAATCGAGCACGAGGCCAGCGTTTCCAAGATTGGTGAAGAACAGCTGTTCTACCTCATGAGCCGCGGCTTAACCGAGGCGGAAGCATCATCCATGATTGTCACTGGATTCATTGAACCTCTCGTTAAAGAATTGCCTATGGAATATGCAGTCGAAATGAACCGACTGATTGAATTACAGATGGAAGGTTCGATTGGTTAA
- the sufD gene encoding Fe-S cluster assembly protein SufD yields MSTPSVNTSAEIPAGFGEAAFEAFLATRDEPAWVTESRRQAFQRYRELLETELDPEEWRRVDLRALRPDRFQLCTRQTEQSVAPETETLLTGQADFAGHVKHTDGQLISSEMSEELAAKGVIFGDLATVVREHGELIQPYFMTRAVDSQRDRFSAWHAAFWTGGTVLYVPRNVVVDAPLHSLITLQADKAADLSHTLVILEEGASATLLEETTSVSDDLLGLHVGAVELLLAKEARLRYVQLQNWNHKVWHVAHQAGRVENNGFLQWTVGGIGAKLAHIHQDVVLDGRGSEAEVNGVTFSTDNQIHSFYTQQSHNAAETRSDLLYKQVLRDQARSIWRGMIRVEKEGQQTNGYQRNDSLMLSPTCRADAIPGLEIEADDVRCTHGATAGRVDEEQIFYCMSRGMSEYEAMHMIVEGFFQTVFDRIPVEAVRETLNQAIIKKLGFGR; encoded by the coding sequence ATGAGCACTCCGTCCGTGAATACGTCTGCTGAAATTCCCGCCGGTTTTGGTGAAGCAGCATTTGAAGCATTTCTGGCCACGCGCGACGAGCCGGCCTGGGTTACCGAATCCCGACGTCAGGCATTTCAGCGTTACCGCGAGCTTCTGGAAACGGAACTTGATCCGGAAGAGTGGAGACGTGTCGATTTACGTGCCCTGCGTCCGGACCGGTTTCAGCTGTGTACCAGACAGACTGAACAGTCAGTTGCACCGGAAACGGAAACACTGCTCACTGGACAGGCTGATTTTGCTGGTCATGTGAAGCACACGGACGGGCAGTTGATCTCCAGCGAAATGTCGGAAGAACTGGCTGCCAAAGGAGTGATTTTTGGCGACCTGGCGACAGTGGTTCGCGAACATGGCGAATTGATTCAGCCCTATTTTATGACCCGGGCCGTTGACAGTCAGCGGGACCGTTTTTCCGCATGGCATGCTGCATTCTGGACCGGTGGTACTGTTCTGTATGTGCCTCGTAATGTAGTCGTGGACGCTCCGCTTCACAGTCTGATCACACTTCAAGCTGACAAGGCGGCTGACCTGAGTCACACGCTGGTCATTTTGGAAGAGGGGGCCTCCGCAACTCTGTTGGAAGAAACCACTTCCGTGAGCGATGATCTGCTCGGGCTGCATGTGGGGGCCGTTGAACTGCTTCTCGCCAAAGAGGCACGCCTGCGATACGTCCAGTTGCAGAATTGGAATCATAAGGTGTGGCATGTTGCCCATCAGGCGGGGCGAGTCGAAAACAACGGCTTCCTGCAGTGGACCGTCGGAGGAATTGGTGCCAAGCTGGCTCACATCCATCAGGATGTCGTTCTGGATGGCCGCGGCTCAGAAGCTGAAGTCAATGGTGTCACCTTCTCGACTGATAATCAGATCCATTCGTTCTACACACAACAGTCACATAACGCGGCTGAAACACGTTCTGACCTGCTGTATAAGCAGGTACTGCGGGATCAGGCCCGTTCCATCTGGCGTGGGATGATCCGTGTCGAAAAAGAAGGCCAGCAGACAAACGGCTATCAACGTAACGATTCTCTCATGCTTTCGCCCACCTGTCGGGCCGATGCGATTCCAGGGCTGGAGATCGAGGCAGATGATGTACGATGTACACACGGTGCGACGGCCGGGCGCGTTGATGAAGAGCAGATCTTCTATTGTATGTCACGAGGCATGTCCGAATATGAGGCCATGCATATGATCGTGGAAGGGTTTTTCCAGACCGTATTCGATCGAATCCCTGTCGAGGCCGTCCGTGAGACGCTGAATCAGGCGATTATCAAAAAATTAGGTTTTGGTCGGTAA
- a CDS encoding non-heme iron oxygenase ferredoxin subunit codes for MLDFEEIASIDDFQDADRLEVFVEDTPVLLIRAGDQYFAIEDVCTHDGQPLTDGCIEEGAIVCPRHGARFDLQTGKALCMPATKPVRTFEVEVRDHKIFARPN; via the coding sequence ATGCTCGACTTTGAAGAAATCGCATCCATTGACGATTTTCAGGATGCTGACCGTCTGGAAGTATTCGTAGAAGATACTCCCGTGCTGCTGATTCGTGCGGGGGACCAGTACTTCGCGATTGAAGATGTGTGTACGCATGATGGTCAGCCATTGACTGATGGGTGTATTGAAGAGGGGGCGATCGTTTGTCCCCGCCATGGTGCTCGGTTTGATTTACAGACCGGTAAGGCACTCTGTATGCCTGCCACCAAGCCCGTACGTACATTTGAGGTAGAAGTCAGAGATCATAAGATTTTTGCTAGACCTAACTAA
- a CDS encoding metal-sulfur cluster assembly factor: protein MSDESRDETGEKKEENQLPVFSAFKGVGGDDALVEALKQVIDPELNINIVDLGLVYEILRSEEDPSKVTVSMTLTSPACPAGPQIITQAKMALERVDDVNEATIQLTMTPPWSPDLMTDDARDELGIF, encoded by the coding sequence ATGTCCGATGAATCCAGAGACGAGACTGGAGAAAAGAAAGAAGAGAATCAGCTACCGGTATTCTCTGCATTCAAAGGGGTCGGCGGCGATGATGCGCTGGTTGAAGCGTTGAAGCAGGTCATTGATCCCGAATTAAACATCAATATCGTGGATCTGGGACTCGTTTATGAAATTCTTCGGTCGGAAGAAGATCCGTCCAAGGTCACGGTTTCTATGACGTTAACCAGTCCTGCCTGTCCTGCCGGTCCACAGATTATCACGCAGGCCAAGATGGCGCTGGAGAGAGTGGATGATGTGAATGAAGCAACCATCCAACTGACAATGACTCCGCCCTGGTCGCCTGACTTGATGACCGACGACGCCCGAGATGAACTGGGGATTTTCTAG
- the gatB gene encoding Asp-tRNA(Asn)/Glu-tRNA(Gln) amidotransferase subunit GatB produces MDYTVIIGLEVHVQLQTRTKLFCGCSTKFNPDQPNTQTCPVCLGLPGALPVLNREAFRLGMKTGLAINCEIPSFTKWDRKQYYYPDLPKAYQISQYDLPMSQNGWLEIEIDPETCETKKVGIIRAHLEEDAGKNSHDESGRGQDSKVDLNRCGTPLVEIVSEPDLRSAQEARKYLEELKLLLTYIDVSDCNMQEGSLRCDANVNLHIHQENGDAIATPIVEIKNLNSFRGVEQAIEYEVRRQWEEWQKTGQSIKDVPKETRGWDADRGVTLGQRGKEEAADYRYFPDPDLAPVTVTDAEREEVMNELCERPANRRNRFEADYGLSTYDAAVIIDQGLAVADYFETVAQGCGNGKQAANWVTQDVQRELNERSCQIADFPIRPEVLAALLQKVEASEITIKSARTVFQVLLEEDAASVERIQAVIDEKGLGLVSDTGELEAIVEAVVAKNEKAVADFQSGKQAAVGALIGQVMREIKGADAKVVRELLIKKMS; encoded by the coding sequence ATGGACTATACGGTGATTATCGGTCTTGAAGTCCACGTGCAGTTACAGACCAGAACCAAACTTTTCTGCGGTTGCTCTACGAAGTTTAACCCGGACCAGCCCAACACACAGACCTGCCCTGTCTGCCTGGGATTGCCCGGCGCACTACCAGTGCTGAACCGTGAAGCATTTCGCTTAGGCATGAAAACCGGTCTGGCCATCAACTGTGAAATCCCATCCTTCACCAAATGGGACCGTAAACAGTATTATTATCCAGACCTGCCCAAAGCCTATCAGATCAGCCAGTACGATCTCCCCATGAGCCAGAATGGCTGGCTGGAAATCGAAATCGATCCGGAAACTTGTGAAACGAAAAAAGTGGGCATCATCCGTGCCCACCTCGAAGAAGATGCCGGAAAAAACAGTCACGATGAATCAGGAAGGGGCCAGGACAGTAAAGTCGACCTCAACCGGTGTGGTACTCCCCTGGTGGAGATTGTTTCCGAACCCGATCTGCGTTCGGCACAGGAAGCACGTAAATACCTGGAAGAACTGAAACTGCTCCTGACTTACATTGACGTCTCCGACTGTAATATGCAGGAAGGGAGCCTGCGCTGTGATGCCAACGTGAACCTGCACATCCACCAGGAAAACGGCGATGCGATCGCCACGCCAATTGTCGAAATCAAAAACCTCAACAGCTTCCGAGGGGTCGAACAGGCGATCGAGTACGAAGTCAGACGCCAGTGGGAAGAATGGCAGAAGACAGGCCAGAGCATAAAAGACGTCCCCAAAGAAACTCGGGGCTGGGACGCAGACCGAGGGGTTACACTGGGTCAGCGCGGCAAAGAAGAAGCAGCCGACTATCGCTACTTCCCGGATCCCGATCTGGCCCCGGTTACGGTAACCGATGCGGAACGCGAAGAAGTTATGAACGAACTTTGCGAACGCCCCGCGAACCGCAGAAACCGCTTCGAAGCCGACTATGGGCTTTCTACCTACGACGCTGCAGTCATCATCGACCAGGGGCTTGCTGTTGCAGACTATTTTGAGACGGTAGCCCAGGGATGTGGCAACGGTAAACAGGCAGCGAACTGGGTCACTCAGGACGTTCAGCGGGAATTAAACGAGCGGAGCTGTCAGATCGCTGACTTCCCCATCCGCCCTGAAGTGCTGGCAGCCTTACTCCAGAAGGTCGAAGCCAGTGAGATCACAATCAAAAGTGCCCGCACCGTATTTCAGGTCCTGCTGGAAGAAGACGCCGCAAGCGTCGAGAGAATTCAGGCTGTGATTGATGAAAAAGGCTTGGGCCTGGTATCAGATACCGGAGAACTGGAAGCGATCGTCGAGGCTGTTGTCGCGAAAAACGAGAAAGCAGTCGCCGACTTCCAGAGCGGCAAACAGGCTGCGGTCGGAGCGTTGATTGGCCAGGTAATGCGGGAAATCAAAGGAGCTGATGCAAAAGTTGTCAGAGAACTCCTGATCAAGAAAATGAGCTGA
- the gatA gene encoding Asp-tRNA(Asn)/Glu-tRNA(Gln) amidotransferase subunit GatA, translating into MSITSATASALLAKMNAGELTSEAITAACLEAISQRDREINAFLSIQQEAALNAAREVDRKRQAGEPLGKLAGIPVAVKDNICSKGSATTCASRMLEQFQPPYDAHIVEQLKAADAILIGKTNLDEFAMGSSTENSAFKTTANPWNTAHAAGGSSGGSAAAVAAGFSPLSLGSDTGGSIRQPASFCGVVGLKPTYGRVSRYGLVAFASSLDQIGPFSRDVTDAALLLEVIAGKDQRDTTSLDSPVPEYTTNLEQPLENLKVGYLEDQHVEGLNQEVKAATQAALDVYKSLGAELIPIELPHAKYCVATYYIIAPSEASSNLARYDGVHYGRRADQFEDMVDMYAASRGEAFGDEVKRRIMLGTYALSSGYYDAYYLKALKVRRLIRNDFEQAFQNVDIIATPVTPTPAFKIGELIDDPLAMYLADIFTTSANLSGVPGISIPAGMSQDQLPIGLQLLAPPLEEERLLRAARMFERETDWHQRRPA; encoded by the coding sequence ATGTCAATCACGTCAGCCACTGCCAGCGCTCTGCTGGCAAAAATGAACGCGGGAGAACTCACGAGCGAAGCGATCACCGCCGCCTGCCTGGAAGCGATTTCTCAGCGCGATCGTGAAATCAATGCATTCCTTTCTATCCAGCAGGAAGCCGCTTTGAATGCAGCTCGCGAAGTGGACCGCAAACGTCAGGCAGGTGAACCGCTGGGAAAGCTGGCGGGGATCCCGGTCGCAGTTAAAGACAACATCTGCTCAAAGGGGAGCGCCACAACGTGTGCCAGTCGGATGCTGGAACAGTTTCAGCCACCCTATGATGCTCACATCGTCGAGCAACTCAAAGCTGCTGACGCCATTCTGATTGGCAAAACCAACCTCGATGAATTCGCCATGGGTTCTTCAACCGAAAACTCCGCTTTTAAAACGACCGCCAACCCCTGGAACACAGCTCACGCCGCCGGGGGATCCAGCGGTGGTTCTGCTGCTGCGGTTGCTGCCGGGTTCAGTCCTCTATCGCTGGGCAGCGACACCGGTGGTTCAATTCGTCAGCCAGCCAGCTTTTGTGGGGTTGTGGGATTGAAGCCAACATATGGCCGCGTCTCCCGTTATGGCCTGGTCGCATTCGCCAGCTCACTCGACCAGATCGGCCCCTTTTCACGAGACGTCACTGACGCTGCCCTGCTGCTGGAAGTGATTGCAGGAAAAGATCAGCGGGATACTACCAGCCTGGACTCCCCCGTCCCCGAGTATACGACAAACCTGGAACAGCCACTGGAAAACCTCAAAGTCGGCTATTTGGAAGATCAACATGTCGAGGGCCTGAACCAAGAGGTCAAAGCAGCCACGCAGGCGGCTCTGGATGTTTATAAATCTCTGGGCGCGGAACTGATTCCGATTGAATTACCACACGCGAAATACTGCGTTGCCACCTATTACATTATTGCCCCTTCAGAAGCCTCAAGTAACCTCGCCCGGTATGACGGGGTGCACTACGGGCGTCGCGCTGACCAGTTTGAAGACATGGTCGACATGTATGCCGCCAGTCGGGGAGAAGCATTTGGTGACGAAGTGAAACGCCGGATCATGCTGGGGACTTATGCCCTGTCATCAGGCTATTACGATGCCTATTACCTCAAGGCACTCAAAGTCAGACGCCTGATCCGCAATGACTTCGAACAGGCGTTCCAGAATGTTGACATTATTGCCACGCCGGTCACTCCCACTCCGGCCTTCAAGATTGGCGAACTGATCGATGACCCATTGGCAATGTATTTGGCTGACATTTTCACCACCAGTGCCAACCTGTCAGGAGTTCCCGGCATTTCCATTCCCGCAGGCATGAGCCAGGACCAGCTACCAATTGGACTGCAACTGCTCGCACCGCCGCTGGAAGAAGAGCGGCTCCTGCGAGCTGCCCGCATGTTCGAACGGGAAACAGACTGGCACCAGCGACGACCAGCCTGA
- the gatC gene encoding Asp-tRNA(Asn)/Glu-tRNA(Gln) amidotransferase subunit GatC: MSTQLNREEVGKVASLSRLKLSETELEALGTQMGSVLKYIAMLDELDTSSVEPMAHAIEISNVFREDELRESLPREQALSNAPQTDGKYFLVPAIL, translated from the coding sequence ATGAGCACGCAACTCAACCGTGAAGAAGTTGGAAAAGTGGCGAGCCTTTCCCGCCTGAAGCTCTCCGAAACAGAGCTGGAGGCCTTGGGAACACAGATGGGGTCCGTCCTGAAATACATCGCCATGCTGGATGAGTTGGATACATCGTCTGTCGAGCCGATGGCGCATGCAATCGAGATCTCCAACGTCTTTCGGGAAGACGAACTTCGCGAAAGCCTGCCCCGGGAACAGGCACTGTCCAATGCTCCCCAGACCGATGGAAAGTACTTCCTCGTACCCGCGATCCTGTAA
- the rpmB gene encoding 50S ribosomal protein L28 produces the protein MGQKCDACGKTPVIGNRVRQRGKYKYLGGNGRQTTGVSKRVFRPNLQKIRVQVGGSVQTQRVCTQCIRSGKVTKAVARKPFSLPAT, from the coding sequence ATGGGTCAAAAGTGTGATGCCTGTGGCAAAACTCCCGTAATCGGTAATCGCGTTCGCCAGCGTGGTAAATATAAGTATCTGGGTGGTAACGGTCGTCAGACAACCGGTGTTTCGAAGCGCGTATTCCGTCCGAACCTGCAGAAAATCCGGGTTCAGGTTGGTGGCAGCGTACAGACACAGCGGGTCTGCACTCAGTGCATCCGCTCTGGCAAAGTGACCAAAGCCGTCGCTCGTAAGCCATTCAGCCTGCCTGCCACCTAA
- a CDS encoding carbon storage regulator: MLVLTRKLAEGIRIGDDILVKVIRTGKGSIKIGIDAPDDMRVVRAELLDEEMEIESKPVVKSLGKHQDSDGLSETNTLGTLSVVEAARLVC; this comes from the coding sequence ATGCTGGTTTTGACACGGAAGTTGGCTGAAGGAATCCGAATTGGTGACGACATCCTGGTGAAAGTGATTCGGACGGGAAAAGGTTCCATCAAAATCGGCATTGATGCACCCGACGACATGCGTGTGGTTCGTGCAGAACTGCTTGACGAGGAAATGGAGATTGAGAGCAAGCCGGTCGTCAAAAGCCTGGGAAAGCATCAGGACAGCGACGGCCTGTCTGAGACCAATACCCTGGGGACGCTGTCTGTCGTCGAGGCAGCCCGTCTGGTTTGTTAA
- the solA gene encoding N-methyl-L-tryptophan oxidase produces the protein MPVHVDYLVLGLGGMGSSALYHLARRGLKVLGVEQFGIAHDRGSSHGETRIIRKAYFEHPDYIPLLQRAYTLWEDLAQESGKSLLNLCGLMVAGPPEGDVIKGVHLAEERHDVQVETLETAEARRRFPGFQLPEGFEVTFEPEAGFLRVEDCVQAHMDCALAQGAQIVLHEPIESLLVTETEIEIQTANQHWVAEGVIVTAGAWAGECLKDLQLPLEVARKVLFWNPVQSPVYNLDQGGCGFLCQMPFGEFYGFPSLDGKTVKLAEHTGGDLVTDPTNVNRELQEADSTSVSRFVGEVMSGLSPEPERHAVCMYTRSADRHFIIDQHPRNQRLVYGAGFSGHGFKFASVMGEILADLVTEGKTSHPIDFLRAGRFQKEDT, from the coding sequence ATGCCCGTTCACGTAGATTATCTGGTGCTGGGCTTAGGGGGCATGGGGAGCAGTGCCCTGTATCATTTAGCGCGTCGGGGCTTGAAGGTGCTCGGGGTCGAGCAGTTTGGCATCGCCCATGACCGGGGCAGCTCGCACGGTGAAACGCGTATCATTCGCAAAGCATATTTCGAGCATCCCGATTACATCCCTCTCCTGCAGCGGGCTTATACTCTGTGGGAAGATCTCGCGCAGGAATCCGGAAAGTCGCTGTTGAATCTCTGTGGTTTGATGGTCGCCGGTCCTCCTGAAGGCGATGTCATTAAAGGAGTGCATCTCGCCGAGGAGAGGCACGACGTCCAGGTGGAAACACTGGAGACTGCCGAGGCACGGAGACGCTTCCCCGGCTTTCAGCTTCCAGAAGGCTTTGAAGTCACATTTGAACCCGAGGCTGGTTTCCTGCGCGTCGAGGACTGTGTGCAGGCTCACATGGATTGTGCACTCGCTCAAGGTGCACAGATTGTGTTGCACGAGCCCATTGAATCGTTACTTGTGACTGAAACAGAAATCGAGATTCAGACGGCAAATCAGCACTGGGTGGCTGAGGGCGTAATTGTCACTGCGGGGGCCTGGGCTGGTGAATGTCTCAAGGACCTGCAGCTTCCACTGGAAGTTGCCCGCAAGGTACTGTTCTGGAATCCGGTTCAGAGTCCGGTATACAATTTGGACCAGGGAGGATGCGGTTTCCTCTGCCAGATGCCCTTTGGCGAGTTTTATGGTTTCCCTTCGCTGGATGGGAAAACGGTTAAGCTGGCGGAGCATACCGGTGGTGACCTGGTGACCGATCCGACCAACGTGAACCGGGAGCTTCAAGAGGCGGACTCCACGTCTGTCAGCCGTTTTGTGGGCGAAGTGATGTCAGGGCTGAGCCCTGAACCCGAGCGGCACGCCGTCTGTATGTATACACGTTCTGCCGACAGACACTTTATTATTGATCAGCATCCCCGGAACCAGCGGCTGGTATATGGAGCCGGTTTTTCAGGGCACGGATTTAAATTCGCCTCGGTGATGGGCGAAATCCTGGCCGATCTGGTGACCGAGGGAAAAACCAGTCACCCGATCGATTTTCTGAGAGCGGGGCGATTTCAGAAAGAAGACACCTAG
- the ribA gene encoding GTP cyclohydrolase II: MSDSTKQDSPLPKIQRVFKQLQAGKPVIVTDSSERENEGDFIVAAEAITPQIVQFLLRYGSGELCVSLPEEVANRLQLNPIVGPEENTAPNQTQFLIPIDHKDSGTGVSAECRAITIKALSDENAQASDFVRPGHIHPLLAKQGGILRRAGHTEATGDLLQMAGMKPVGVLIEILSQKGFGMADAEELKEISEEFDIPIISTAEVIRHRYISEKLVHREVEVPINTKNYGTVQVIGYSVEHEGQQPVALVWGDLSSVEAPLIRMHSSCFTGDLLDSLRCDCGDQLHMAMDAICREKTGAVVYLPQEGRGIGLIPKLKAYVLQDEGYDTVEANIQLGFKADSRDFTVGVQILKDLGLTRVRLLTNNPKKTDSDVYTGFNLEVVEQVPIVAPPHKDREFYLQTKRDKMGHILPASPAD; the protein is encoded by the coding sequence ATGTCTGATTCTACCAAACAAGATTCCCCGCTTCCCAAAATCCAGCGTGTCTTCAAACAGTTGCAGGCAGGTAAACCGGTCATTGTGACGGACTCCAGCGAGCGGGAAAACGAAGGGGATTTCATTGTCGCCGCTGAGGCAATCACACCTCAAATCGTGCAGTTCCTGCTGCGATATGGGAGCGGCGAGCTTTGCGTTTCGCTGCCCGAAGAGGTTGCAAACCGCCTGCAGTTAAACCCGATTGTCGGCCCTGAAGAAAATACGGCCCCCAACCAGACCCAGTTTCTGATTCCCATCGACCACAAGGACAGTGGCACCGGAGTCAGTGCTGAGTGCCGTGCCATTACAATCAAGGCACTCAGTGATGAGAACGCCCAGGCCAGCGACTTTGTCCGTCCGGGGCACATTCACCCCCTGCTTGCCAAACAGGGCGGAATTCTCCGTCGAGCCGGTCACACTGAAGCTACAGGCGATCTCTTACAGATGGCAGGCATGAAACCGGTTGGTGTGCTGATTGAAATATTGAGCCAAAAGGGGTTCGGCATGGCGGATGCCGAGGAACTCAAAGAGATTTCTGAAGAGTTTGACATCCCCATCATTTCCACCGCCGAGGTGATCCGACATCGCTACATCAGCGAAAAACTGGTTCACCGCGAAGTTGAAGTTCCTATTAATACCAAGAATTATGGTACTGTCCAGGTTATTGGTTACTCTGTAGAGCATGAAGGTCAGCAACCTGTGGCGCTGGTCTGGGGCGATCTCTCATCCGTGGAAGCGCCCCTGATCCGTATGCATTCATCCTGCTTTACCGGGGACCTGCTGGATTCGCTTCGCTGCGACTGTGGCGACCAGTTGCACATGGCAATGGACGCAATCTGTCGCGAAAAAACCGGTGCTGTAGTATATCTCCCGCAGGAGGGCCGTGGCATTGGATTAATCCCCAAGCTGAAAGCCTACGTATTGCAGGACGAAGGATATGACACTGTTGAAGCCAATATCCAGCTCGGCTTTAAAGCGGACAGCCGCGACTTCACCGTGGGAGTGCAGATCCTCAAAGATCTGGGACTGACTCGAGTCCGGCTGCTGACGAACAATCCCAAGAAGACCGATTCCGATGTCTACACCGGATTCAATCTGGAAGTGGTAGAGCAGGTGCCGATTGTAGCACCGCCACACAAAGATCGAGAATTCTACCTGCAGACCAAACGGGATAAAATGGGACACATCCTCCCCGCCAGTCCAGCTGACTAG